The following are encoded in a window of Drosophila simulans strain w501 chromosome 3L, Prin_Dsim_3.1, whole genome shotgun sequence genomic DNA:
- the LOC6738994 gene encoding trichohyalin isoform X1 has protein sequence MCGSHKMWCCQVFILALFAHTIAAEFHGSAARAEINFEDPSPAHSQDAAAPTSRPKRRVYALCPPKFHRVGTDCYSLVDQRSSWLEAHFFCKDKNANLTEPGKHADRKLRLFLQKQDALSGENDPIWLGATYDHHNNRWQWSMSGRNLSTDSFSRTDPAYVQLISNSQPLDNNCAIYDPSLKYRWSARPCSDKLRFICQHKMPKVSGPNRYKIYNRWNATYPNEQANEVVLEILEPRENDRRYHRRVKAEDSDEEMIIPDRRRNNNRRNNHRNRQTKNQNQHPNDVNYQPAQQRQRNRPRTSTVAPTTTQPVSQSNDVLAPSPTPQQMTQYDRKLQRQRERERRRQLRRQERQKLAREQKRERQRRLKEERQRLQREEQQRRQRLQHDEPKPQVIDELRQRSGEDLDKKQRDEHEQKLRNEQEKKLREEQQKQRDEQEQRNREEQDRLKQEEDEQQARNHQQELKENQEQQLRELKAKQEREKQEREYQQQKRERELELLKQRQAEADRQHAADEEAEKLRLERIQKQRELEAQQRREREEQRRKQREEQEEQDRQNHAKRLAEEKRLRDLYAERIRLANSEREKQLAEAHETKRLEELKLKEQLKKQEDERQEQIRREQEEEEKRLELERLEEARRFEEKELKRLHEENQRREEQKLQREREIALREAAEKKLAEEEEMLRKEVAEEERKVKQRLEDDMRQAEEARKAKEAEERAAEEAKAAEQKRRVEAAKKKADEEVKAKLEEKRREYVTRISALSPEDQKKFIEMRKRRKQLKEKKERDQRAKELKRIQQAMRLDDNE, from the exons ATGTGTGGCAGCCATAAAATGTGGTGCTGTCAAGTATTTATCTTAGCTTTAT TTGCTCACACAATTGCGGCGGAGTTCCACGGAAGTGCAGCTCGCGCCGAAATCAACTTCGAAGACCCCTCGCCTGCTCACAGTCAGGATGCAGCAGCTCCAACTTCCAGGCCAAAGCGCCGTGTATACGCCTTGTGTCCACCGAAATTCCATCGCGTGGGCACCGATTGCTACTCGCTGGTCGACCAGCGCAGCAGTTGGTTGGAGGCACACTTCTTCTGCAAGGACAAAAACGCCAATCTCACAGAGCCGGGCAAACACGCCGACCGCAAGCTGAGACTTTTCCTTCAGAAACAGGATGCCCTATCAGGCG AAAATGATCCTATCTGGCTAGGAGCCACCTATGACCACCACAACAACCGATGGCAGTGGAGCATGAGTGGTCGCAATCTGTCCACCGACTCCTTCAGCCGCACTGATCCCGC CTATGTGCAACTTATCTCCAACAGCCAACCGCTGGATAATAACTGTGCCATCTACGATCCAAGTCTCAAGTACCGCTGGTCGGCGCGGCCCTGCTCGGATAAGCTGCGCTTCATATGCCAGCACAAGATGCCAAAGGTGAGCGGTCCCAATCGCTACAAGATCTACAACCGCTGGAACGCCACCTATCCGAACGAGCAGGCCAACGAGGTGGTCCTGGAGATCCTTGAACCGCGTGAAAACGATCGCAG GTACCACCGGCGCGTCAAGGCCGAGGACAGCGACGAAGAGATGATTATTCCCGACCGTCGACGCAATAACAATCGTCGCAACAACCACAGGAACCGTCAGACCAAGAATCAGAATCAACATCCCAACGATGTGAACTACCAGCCAGCACAGCAACGCCAAAGGAATCGTCCTCGTACTTCAACTGTTGCGCCAACTACTACCCAACCGGTTAGCCAGTCTAATGATGTCCTGGCTCCCTCACCCACGCCTCAGCAGATGACCCAGTACGATCGTAAATTGCAACGCCAACGGGAAAGGGAACGTCGCCGACAGCTGCGTCGGCAGGAACGCCAGAAGTTGGCTCGGGAACAAAAGCGCGAAAGGCAACGTCGCCTTAAGGAGGAACGCCAGCGATTGCAGCGGGAGGAACAGCAGCGCCGGCAGCGATTGCAGCACGATGAACCCAAACCCCAAGTGATCGATGAACTGCGTCAGCGATCTGGTGAGGATCTGGATAAGAAACAAAGGGACGAGCACGAACAGAAGCTAAGAAATGAacaggaaaagaaactaaggGAAGAACAGCAGAAGCAACGCGATGAACAGGAACAAAGGAACAGGGAGGAGCAGGATAGACTCAAACAGGAGGAGGACGAACAGCAGGCTAGGAACCACCAGCAAGAGCTTAAGGAAAACCAAGAACAGCAACTCCGCGAACTTAAAGCTAAGCAGGAGCGAGAGAAGCAAGAACGGGAATACCAGCAGCAAAAGCGTGAGCGCGAGCTCGAGCTACTGAAGCAACGGCAGGCTGAAGCAGACCGCCAGCACGCAGCCGACGAGGAAGCAGAGAAGCTACGGCTGGAGCGCATCCAAAAGCAACGCGAACTGGAGGCACAACAGCGACGAGAGCGCGAAGAGCAGCGCCGCAAACAGCGCGAGGAACAGGAGGAACAGGATCGCCAAAACCATGCCAAGCGTCTGGCTGAAGAGAAGCGACTGCGTGATCTGTATGCAGAGCGCATAAGGCTGGCCAATTCCGAGCGGGAGAAGCAACTTGCCGAGGCCCATGAAACCAAGCGACTTGAGGAGCTAAAGCTGAAAGAGCAGCTAAAGAAACAGGAGGACGAGAGACAGGAGCAGATTCGACgcgagcaggaggaggaggaaaagcgCCTGGAACTGGAGAGGCTTGAGGAGGCTCGCCGCTTTGAGGAAAAGGAACTAAAGCGCCTGCACGAGGAAAACCAGCGGCGCGAGGAGCAGAAGCTCCAGCGCGAGCGGGAAATAGCACTCCGCGAGGCCGCGGAGAAAAAATTAGCTGAGGAGGAGGAAATGCTGCGCAAGGAAGTGGCTGAAGAGGAACGCAAAGTGAAGCAGCGCCTGGAAGATGACATGCGACAGGCGGAAGAGGCGCGTAAAGCCAAGGAGGCGGAGGAACGGGCTGCCGAAGAGGCCAAGGCCGCCGAGCAGAAGCGACGCGTGGAGGCGGCCAAGAAGAAGGCCGACGAGGAAGTCAAGGCCAAGTTGGAGGAGAAGAGGCGTGAGTACGTGACTCGAATCTCGGCGCTGAGTCCCGAGGACCAGAAGAAGTTTATCGAGATGCGCAAACGGCGCAAGCAGCTGAAGGAGAAAAAGGAACGTGACCAGCGGGCAAAGGAACTGAAGAGGATACAGCAAGCCATGCGATTGGACGACAACGAGTAG
- the LOC6738994 gene encoding trichohyalin isoform X2, with translation MCGSHKMWCCQVFILALFAHTIAAEFHGSAARAEINFEDPSPAHSQDAAAPTSRPKRRVYALCPPKFHRVGTDCYSLVDQRSSWLEAHFFCKDKNANLTEPGKHADRKLRLFLQKQDALSGENDPIWLGATYDHHNNRWQWSMSGRNLSTDSFSRTDPAQPLDNNCAIYDPSLKYRWSARPCSDKLRFICQHKMPKVSGPNRYKIYNRWNATYPNEQANEVVLEILEPRENDRRYHRRVKAEDSDEEMIIPDRRRNNNRRNNHRNRQTKNQNQHPNDVNYQPAQQRQRNRPRTSTVAPTTTQPVSQSNDVLAPSPTPQQMTQYDRKLQRQRERERRRQLRRQERQKLAREQKRERQRRLKEERQRLQREEQQRRQRLQHDEPKPQVIDELRQRSGEDLDKKQRDEHEQKLRNEQEKKLREEQQKQRDEQEQRNREEQDRLKQEEDEQQARNHQQELKENQEQQLRELKAKQEREKQEREYQQQKRERELELLKQRQAEADRQHAADEEAEKLRLERIQKQRELEAQQRREREEQRRKQREEQEEQDRQNHAKRLAEEKRLRDLYAERIRLANSEREKQLAEAHETKRLEELKLKEQLKKQEDERQEQIRREQEEEEKRLELERLEEARRFEEKELKRLHEENQRREEQKLQREREIALREAAEKKLAEEEEMLRKEVAEEERKVKQRLEDDMRQAEEARKAKEAEERAAEEAKAAEQKRRVEAAKKKADEEVKAKLEEKRREYVTRISALSPEDQKKFIEMRKRRKQLKEKKERDQRAKELKRIQQAMRLDDNE, from the exons ATGTGTGGCAGCCATAAAATGTGGTGCTGTCAAGTATTTATCTTAGCTTTAT TTGCTCACACAATTGCGGCGGAGTTCCACGGAAGTGCAGCTCGCGCCGAAATCAACTTCGAAGACCCCTCGCCTGCTCACAGTCAGGATGCAGCAGCTCCAACTTCCAGGCCAAAGCGCCGTGTATACGCCTTGTGTCCACCGAAATTCCATCGCGTGGGCACCGATTGCTACTCGCTGGTCGACCAGCGCAGCAGTTGGTTGGAGGCACACTTCTTCTGCAAGGACAAAAACGCCAATCTCACAGAGCCGGGCAAACACGCCGACCGCAAGCTGAGACTTTTCCTTCAGAAACAGGATGCCCTATCAGGCG AAAATGATCCTATCTGGCTAGGAGCCACCTATGACCACCACAACAACCGATGGCAGTGGAGCATGAGTGGTCGCAATCTGTCCACCGACTCCTTCAGCCGCACTGATCCCGC CCAACCGCTGGATAATAACTGTGCCATCTACGATCCAAGTCTCAAGTACCGCTGGTCGGCGCGGCCCTGCTCGGATAAGCTGCGCTTCATATGCCAGCACAAGATGCCAAAGGTGAGCGGTCCCAATCGCTACAAGATCTACAACCGCTGGAACGCCACCTATCCGAACGAGCAGGCCAACGAGGTGGTCCTGGAGATCCTTGAACCGCGTGAAAACGATCGCAG GTACCACCGGCGCGTCAAGGCCGAGGACAGCGACGAAGAGATGATTATTCCCGACCGTCGACGCAATAACAATCGTCGCAACAACCACAGGAACCGTCAGACCAAGAATCAGAATCAACATCCCAACGATGTGAACTACCAGCCAGCACAGCAACGCCAAAGGAATCGTCCTCGTACTTCAACTGTTGCGCCAACTACTACCCAACCGGTTAGCCAGTCTAATGATGTCCTGGCTCCCTCACCCACGCCTCAGCAGATGACCCAGTACGATCGTAAATTGCAACGCCAACGGGAAAGGGAACGTCGCCGACAGCTGCGTCGGCAGGAACGCCAGAAGTTGGCTCGGGAACAAAAGCGCGAAAGGCAACGTCGCCTTAAGGAGGAACGCCAGCGATTGCAGCGGGAGGAACAGCAGCGCCGGCAGCGATTGCAGCACGATGAACCCAAACCCCAAGTGATCGATGAACTGCGTCAGCGATCTGGTGAGGATCTGGATAAGAAACAAAGGGACGAGCACGAACAGAAGCTAAGAAATGAacaggaaaagaaactaaggGAAGAACAGCAGAAGCAACGCGATGAACAGGAACAAAGGAACAGGGAGGAGCAGGATAGACTCAAACAGGAGGAGGACGAACAGCAGGCTAGGAACCACCAGCAAGAGCTTAAGGAAAACCAAGAACAGCAACTCCGCGAACTTAAAGCTAAGCAGGAGCGAGAGAAGCAAGAACGGGAATACCAGCAGCAAAAGCGTGAGCGCGAGCTCGAGCTACTGAAGCAACGGCAGGCTGAAGCAGACCGCCAGCACGCAGCCGACGAGGAAGCAGAGAAGCTACGGCTGGAGCGCATCCAAAAGCAACGCGAACTGGAGGCACAACAGCGACGAGAGCGCGAAGAGCAGCGCCGCAAACAGCGCGAGGAACAGGAGGAACAGGATCGCCAAAACCATGCCAAGCGTCTGGCTGAAGAGAAGCGACTGCGTGATCTGTATGCAGAGCGCATAAGGCTGGCCAATTCCGAGCGGGAGAAGCAACTTGCCGAGGCCCATGAAACCAAGCGACTTGAGGAGCTAAAGCTGAAAGAGCAGCTAAAGAAACAGGAGGACGAGAGACAGGAGCAGATTCGACgcgagcaggaggaggaggaaaagcgCCTGGAACTGGAGAGGCTTGAGGAGGCTCGCCGCTTTGAGGAAAAGGAACTAAAGCGCCTGCACGAGGAAAACCAGCGGCGCGAGGAGCAGAAGCTCCAGCGCGAGCGGGAAATAGCACTCCGCGAGGCCGCGGAGAAAAAATTAGCTGAGGAGGAGGAAATGCTGCGCAAGGAAGTGGCTGAAGAGGAACGCAAAGTGAAGCAGCGCCTGGAAGATGACATGCGACAGGCGGAAGAGGCGCGTAAAGCCAAGGAGGCGGAGGAACGGGCTGCCGAAGAGGCCAAGGCCGCCGAGCAGAAGCGACGCGTGGAGGCGGCCAAGAAGAAGGCCGACGAGGAAGTCAAGGCCAAGTTGGAGGAGAAGAGGCGTGAGTACGTGACTCGAATCTCGGCGCTGAGTCCCGAGGACCAGAAGAAGTTTATCGAGATGCGCAAACGGCGCAAGCAGCTGAAGGAGAAAAAGGAACGTGACCAGCGGGCAAAGGAACTGAAGAGGATACAGCAAGCCATGCGATTGGACGACAACGAGTAG